Proteins encoded in a region of the Labrus bergylta chromosome 9, fLabBer1.1, whole genome shotgun sequence genome:
- the LOC109995854 gene encoding complexin-2, whose amino-acid sequence MDFVMKQALGGATKDMGKMLGGEEEKDPDAAKKEEERQEALRQQEEERKAKHTKMEAEREKVRQTIRDKYGLKKKEEKEAEEKAAMEQACEGSLTRPKKAIPRGCGDDEEEDEESILDTVLKFLPGPLQDMFKK is encoded by the exons GGGCCACCAAAGACATGGGGAAGATGCTcggtggagaggaggagaaggacccTGACGCAGCCAAAAAGGAAGAAGAGCGACAGGAGGCTCtgaggcagcaggaggaggagaggaaggccaaacacaccaaaatggaggcagagagggagaaagtaCGGCAGACCATCAGAGACAAG TATGGgctgaagaagaaggaggagaaggaggcagaggagaaagCAGCCATGGAGCAGGCCTGTGAGGGGTCACTGACGCGCCCGAAGAAGGCGATCCCACGGGGCTGTGGAGACgacgaagaagaagacgaggagagcATCCTCGACACTGTCCTTAAGTTTCTGCCTGGACCTCTACAGGACATGTTCaagaagtaa